A genomic region of Eucalyptus grandis isolate ANBG69807.140 chromosome 5, ASM1654582v1, whole genome shotgun sequence contains the following coding sequences:
- the LOC120293825 gene encoding WPP domain-associated protein-like — MVNVVPALEQEAEEKIGEKQLEVAGLKETSRACHTAEDRDKLLHVPSSLLNEGNTQQDSILVVSNLHKEHDRNSDFLRSRISEVKEQLVELKKEVNNVKGGNRCGRINSGDELVGSDGILLEEVSERLIGVDSTFDAPQSTLDSFFSQLKDMVHISKKSLRKMQQEWELRAEIEAIVMTGYIRSLHSEFERKFWDLNGYSHGSENLSSLKKIKEITAPLREELVMLSNLLSGNDNGQLISQVFLEDGEECLINKRTDHLNQKLSKNLDDELMITMPENLDPVQLKNMGTDEWICYFKTEMTKMKRYHESKAEKMTEEYFSLKREYFKKILNEPSLTVRKDKEFEGLKRKISDVISKLDDILRESNSVPQSNGDAGSFGTMRARLEDLLAENHQLRSVLSDMAKR; from the coding sequence ATGGTGAACGTTGTGCCTGCACTGGAGCAAGAGGCTGAGGAGAAGATTGGTGAAAAACAGTTGGAGGTAGCTGGACTGAAGGAAACATCGCGTGCATGTCATACTGCAGAGGACAGGGATAAGCTTTTGCATGTTCCATCATCACTGTTGAACGAGGGGAATACCCAACAGGACTCCATTTTAGTCGTCTCAAACCTTCATAAAGAACATGACAGGAATTCGGATTTTCTGAGGAGCCGTATAAGTGAAGTGAAAGAGCAGCTAGTAGAACTCAAGAAAGAGGTAAACAACGTTAAAGGTGGAAATCGTTGTGGGAGGATTAATTCAGGTGATGAGTTGGTAGGGTCGGATGGTATCTTGCTGGAGGAGGTGTCTGAAAGACTGATCGGTGTGGACAGTACTTTCGATGCTCCCCAGAGTACACTAGATTCTTTCTTCAGCCAGCTAAAGGATATGGTTCACATATCTAAGAAGTCGCTTCGTAAGATGCAGCAGGAATGGGAACTAAGAGCAGAAATTGAGGCCATTGTGATGACCGGCTACATCAGGAGCCTCCACAGTGAATTTGAGAGGAAGTTTTGGGACCTTAACGGTTATTCTCACGGTTCTGAAAACCTCAGTTCCctgaagaagataaaagagatAACAGCTCCTCTACGTGAGGAACTGGTTATGCTTTCTAATCTGTTGTCTGGCAATGATAATGGGCAGCTAATTTCTCAAGTGTTCTTGGAGGATGGTGAAGAGTGTTTGATTAATAAAAGAACTGATCACTTGAACCAGAAACTGTCAAAGAATTTGGATGATGAGCTGATGATCACCATGCCAGAGAATTTGGACCCAGTGCAACTAAAAAATATGGGAACGGATGAATGGATTTGTTATTTCAAGACTGAgatgaccaaaatgaaaagataccATGAGTCCAAGGCAGAGAAGATGACTGAGGAGTATTTTTCTCTCAAGAGAGAATACTTCAAAAAAATACTTAATGAACCTTCATTGACCGTCAGAAAGGACAAGGAATTTGAAGGATTGAAGAGAAAAATCTCTGACGTGATCTCGAAGTTAGATGACATTTTGAGGGAAAGTAACAGCGTACCTCAATCTAATGGAGATGCTGGCAGTTTTGGCACTATGAGGGCGAGATTGGAAGATCTTCTGGCTGAAAATCACCAGCTAAGAAGCGTTCTTTCTGATATGGCAAAAAGGTGA